A window from Mytilus galloprovincialis chromosome 8, xbMytGall1.hap1.1, whole genome shotgun sequence encodes these proteins:
- the LOC143043730 gene encoding cerebellin-1-like, which produces MSLFQVILLTCIMSIMVTGQKSCSRNADLMKSIQYQLKLVEDNEGKCDCKGRGSGSEKVAFMVKNSVDLHNIPSKSVVVYNTVITNLGNGYDKSTGIFTAPSNGVYIFFWTVLTLHGKFFFTYLALNGNLIARNFAGARKEADSASGSQNVVIEVKKDDKIYVTIQEVYTGQYLFGNSWSTFSGYKL; this is translated from the exons TTTATTCCAGGTTATCTTACTGACTTGTATTATGTCAATCATGGTAACGGGGCAGAAATCCTGCTCCAGAAATGCTGATCTCATGAAGAGTATTCAATACCAGCTTAAACTCGTTGAGGACAATGAGGGAAAATGTGATTGTAAAGGAAGAGGTTCAG GATCAGAAAAAGTGGCGTTTATGGTTAAAAATTCAGTTGATTTACACAACATCCCTTCAAAATCTGTTGTAGTTTACAATACAGTTATTACAAATTTAGGCAACGGATACGATAAGTCAACTGGGATATTTACAGCTCCTTCAAATGGTGTCTACATCTTTTTCTGGACAGTTCTTACTCTGCATGGAAAATTCTTCTTTACTTATCTCGCTCTCAACGGGAATCTGATAGCCAGAAACTTTGCAGGGGCACGGAAAGAAGCAGATTCCGCATCAGGAAGTCAAAATGTTGTTATCGAAGTAAAGAAGGACGATAAAATATACGTAACGATCCAAGAGGTATATACCGGACAGTATTTGTTTGGTAATAGTTGGTCAACTTTTAGTGGTTATAAACTATAA
- the LOC143042290 gene encoding bone morphogenetic protein 1-like: MTYLAFNLETSYDKLTVYDGESASSNMGTNIDTGSYDDRFYISSGQYLFLRFTSDSSVMWSGFKIQYIAISDSIIKPNCGETITLDETSVNIEKQYALNTFNQPISTSFYTTCKWTISSNANAQFSINIVYADFDDFSTYTCDQTTEYGLSIWEGSTITYQLCGFLPDTLVSVYASGALTNKVKFKAPIINSIDRGFILTLKYLGTSAIASSAIPTLAGSSSSCGSETNPTRLTADNVTVQYVTSPGYPGQYANNLECWWIITAPSEGVQIFPYQINTDGTDTLTIYDGPNSGYVSLASYSGTYSSLSSSVLSTGSSITIKFETDGSTTDTGFSIGYLENATVIPTCVPTGYVYLTATSNEQSLQSHVGYGSSSYSNDLDSYWLIDTGSTPNTINIKFTSFNIESATSCQYDYFKVYAGACEDEDNKIQLYCGEMTNLYFSSTKGRYILIHFHTDYSVTHTGWELEYYTSDVQTEEDSSESSNNWRIGLGVGIFIVLFIFFCVCCQLKSRSRQRRTIPTTTNFQQHPPERKTFPSQIVIKARQPKIKPEYIMDTWKGQQKRNRLQKALGRNQLKEIDNVSNGSDSELTSKSEFTNSNHSKNLPPLIHHMKQRSPPPDYKEFEEEQKEGGVVTPINTDPNQEETYKSDPSLLQFDPNNVPPPFEYTMPPQLMS; this comes from the exons GAGAGAGTGCGTCGTCAAATATGGGTACTAACATAGATACCGGAAGTTACGATGATAGATTTTACATATCGAGTGGACAATACCTGTTTTTGAGGTTTACGTCGGACTCTTCAGTCATGTGGTCAGGATTTAAAATACAGTATATCGCTATATCAG ACAGCATTATAAAACCCAACTGTGGCGAAACCATAACACTAGATGAAACATCAGTAAATATTGAAAAACAGTATGCTTTAAATACCTTTAATCAGCCAATAAGCACTTCGTT tTACACAACCTGCAAATGGACAATCAGCTCCAATGCAAATGCCCAGTTCTCAATAAATATTGTATATGCAGACTTTGATGATTTCTCAACCTACACTTGTGATCAGACAACGGAATACGGTTTATCAATTTGGGAAG gttcgACAATAACTTATCAACTATGTGGATTTTTACCTGATACTCTTGTTTCTGTTTATGCATCTGGTGCACTtacaaacaaagtaaaatttaaGGCTCCAATTATCAACAGCATTGACAGAGGGTTCATATTGACACTGAAATACCTTGGAACAA GTGCAATTGCCAGTAGTGCTATTCCTACATTGGCCGGATCGTCTAGTTCGTGTGGTTCCGAGACCAATCCAACACGTCTCACAGCCGACAATGTTACAGTGCAGTATGTCACATCGCCAGGTTATCCAGGCCAGTACGCCAA TAATCTTGAATGTTGGTGGATTATCACTGCTCCATCAGAAGGAGTACAAATATTTCCATACCAGATAAACACTGATGGTACTGATACCTTAACAATATATGATG gacCCAACTCAGGTTACGTTTCTCTAGCGTCGTATTCAGGGACTTATAGTTCATTGTCTTCATCTGTGCTGTCTACCGGAAGTAGCATCACAATCAAATTCGAAACTGACGGATCAACAACAGATACTGGATTTTCAATTGGTTATTTGGAAAATGCAACAG TTATTCCAACTTGTGTACCAACTGGTTATGTATATTTAACTGCTACAAGTAATGAACAGAGCTTACAGTCACATGTAGGTTATGGATCGTCTTCTTACTCGAA TGACTTAGATTCCTATTGGCTGATTGATACAGGGTCAACTCCAAACACTATTAACATCAAGTTCACTTCGTTTAATATAGAAAGCGCCACTTCATGCCAATATGATTATTTCAAAGTATATGCAG GTGCATGTGAGGATGAAGataataaaatacaattatattgTGGAGAAATGACAAACCTGTATTTTAGCAGTACAAAAGGAAGATACATTTTAATTCATTTCCATACAGATTATTCTGTGACTCATACTGGATGGGAACTAGAATATTACACGTCAG ATGTTCAGACGGAAGAAGATTCATCAGAGAGCAGCAATAATTGGAGAATTGGTCTAGGTGTTGGTATTTTTATTGTACTCTTTATTTTCTTCTGTGTCTGTTGTCAACTGAAATCCCGTTCTAGACAAAGGAGGACTATTCCAACAACTACAAACTTTCAGCAGCATCCTCCTGAAAGGAAAACATTTCCAAGTCAGATTGTCATAAAGGCACGGCAACCAAAAATCAAACCAGAATATATAATGGACACATGGAAGGGTCAACAAAAAAGAAACCGTCTTCAAAAAGCCCTTGGTAGAAATCAGTTGAAAGAAATAGACAATGTATCTAACGGATCCGATTCAGAATTGACATCAAAATCTGAATTTACCAATTCAAATCATTCCAAAAATCTTCCTCCATTAATTCACCATATGAAGCAAAGAAGTCCACCTCCAGATTACAAGGAATTCGAAGAAGAACAAAAGGAGGGTGGTGTAGTTACGCCAATAAATACGGATCCGAATCAGGAAGAAACATATAAAAGTGACCCGTCTCTACTACAGTTTGATCCAAATAATGTCCCACCTCCTTTTGAATATACCATGCCACCACAGCTAATGTCATGA